The DNA region gtctttctgtgtgaAGTTGATGTTGTACTTGTTTCTTTCTGTGTTGTGTGTGAAGTTGATGTGGTACCTGTTTCTTTCTGTGTTGTGTGAAGTTGATATTGTACCTGTTTCTTTCTGTGTTGTGTGTGAAGTTGATGTTGTACCTGTTTCTTTCTGTGTTATGTGTGAAGTTGATGTGGTACCTGTTTCTTTCTGTGTTGTGTGAAGTTGATATTGTACCTGTTTCTTTCTGTGTTGTGTGTGAAGTTGATGTTGTACCTGTTTCTTTCTGTGTTATGTGTGAAGTTGATGTGGTACCTGTTTCTTTCTGTGTTATGTGTGAAGTTGATATTGTACCTGTTTCTTTCTGTGTTGTGTGTGAAGTTGATGTGTTacctgtgtctttctgtgtgaAGTTGATGTTGTACCTGTTTCTTTCTGTGTTATGTGTGAAGTTGATGTGGTACCTGTTTCTTTCTGTGTTGTGTGAAGTTGATATTGTACCTGTTTCTTTCTGTGTTGTGTGATGTTGATGTGGTACCTGTTTCTTGTTGTAGGTGGTGGTTCACGTGTCCAGCATTAAGGAAGTGAAAAAGCAGAACTCAGCCTTGTCTATGCTCTCCATCCACACTACGGATGGAGACAAGGTCGGAAACAAACCCACAGTGGCCCTGTTAGTCTTTGTTTGAGTGCATTTGTCTGTGCATGTGGGTTGTTGTGTAGTCCCTTATTCTGTTTTGTCTATGTTTTCAGTATTTGTTGGTGTCTTTGCGGAACCGGCAAGTGTGTTACAAAATCCTGCAGTCTGTGTGTGCACAGGTATGCCCACAtgatctctgacctctctctctctcgctcgctctctcgctctctctcttccttttgcTATATAACTATCTCCCGTCGTTCTCTCTCCCGTCTTATTCACCCCATTTCTATCTCCTTATCCATCATCTGCAATTGTCCTCTACTTTCTTTGTTCTCTTTTCACCAAAGATGAATATTCTTTAACACACTGCATTGTGTGTCAGACTGTGTTTACACAGCAGCAGGGGGAGAATGGTAACAGCAGTTCCCACGTCTCGCCAGGAGAGAACGGTGTTGACGACGTGAATCAGGACATAGACACGGTAAGACCCCATCATGTCCCACCATGTACTGCCCAGTTCTACTTTGACTGGTTATGACAAATGTCTGTCCTTTGTTGACACACCTATCTATGGTTCCTCATGGTTGATCCGCACTGTGCACTTAGTGATGTCAAAGAATTCACTTTCACTTTCCAGAACTCACTTTCAATTTGATTTTGTGTGGAATTAATTAAGACACCACTAAGATAAATCGTGGGCTTGTCATGATCAGACACACAAGCATCATTTCCTTTTCATTTGAACCCTTCCCTGCCCACAGATATCCAGCCACTCTAGCCTGGAGAACAGTATGGAGCAAAGCCTTCCTAAAGAGACCGTCTACTCTGACCTGCCCAGCAGAGGTATTAGGATGTTTCtggaagagacaggagaaagaaaggagggaaaataGGAATAACAGAGGACATAAAAGAGAATATTATGTTACGTTGTAATAGAACAATGATTAATAAATGCATGCTCATCTTCCTCAGGGAGGGACAGCTCCACTCCTAGAAGCAGCATCAGCAAAGACCAGGACGATCAGTTCACATTCACAGAGGAGGAAGACTCGGGTAGTtaaacacacactgacaaccacaaacacacacacccacatacgtgcaaccacacacacgtgcacatataccacacacacacttaaatgtTTGaataatcaatcaaatcaatcaaatgtatttataaagcccttcttacatcagctgatgtcacaaagtgctgtacagaaacccagcctaaaaccccaaacggcaagcaatCCATTTCATCCATTTTTTCTTCTCTGGATCAGCTAACTCGTGTTTTTGGAGAGTCACTGAAAGGATTAaatccctcctcctcatcagagaGATGAGCAACCTCAACGTCCTCCTCTCCATCTATCTGTTTCTGTGAGTACCAtccacctctctgtctttctctccaccgtctctctacctctccatcctctcaATGTCTAGACCTAGATACTGAAGCCCTTCCCTCACCTCTTATCTTATCCACACACTGCCACGAGGGCTgatgggcgaccagctctaggaagagtcttggtggttctaaacttcttccattgaagaatgatggaggccaacgTGTTTTTGGGGGActttcaatgctacagaaatgttttggtacccttccccagatttgtgcaacgacacaatcctgtctctgagctctacggacaatttcttcgatcTCAtggttggtttttgctctgacatgcattgtcaactgtgggaccttgtataaaCAGgagtgtgcctttcaaaatcatgtccaatcaattgaatttacctcaggtggactccaatcaagttgtagaaaatatctcaaggataatcaatggaaacaggatgcacctgagctcaatttcaagtttcatagcatagggtctgaatacttatgtaaataaggtgtttctgttttttgtttttttcaaatttgcaaaactttctaaaaacctgtttttgcttcgtcattatggggtattgtgtgccgATTGAGAAGAAATggtttaatttaatcaattttagaataagactgtaacgtaacaacatgtggaaaaagggaaggggtctgaatactttccgaatgcactgtatagcctcgttattgttattttattgtgtaattCTTAgttgttttactttagtttaatTAGTAAATATTTTGCTAGCTCTtaattttcttaactgcattgttggctaaGGGCGTGTAAGTAAGCTTTTTCACGTTAAGGtggtgtattcggcgcatgtgacaaatacagtttgatttgattttattacATTTATCTAGCGCTCTCATGAGTGCTTTGTTCTGATTTTGTCCATTTCCAGACGTGCGTCTACACGTGATTTTCAAATGGGTCTCTTATCTGTCCATCGTATACGCATTGTGGCCAGATTTCCTGGTCCCTTTGGCTATATAATCACCTTTTCAAGGAAATGCAGGTGTCTGCCTAACAGTCTGTCTGCCTAGGTATGTTGTCTTTCTGGATTGGTTAGGAGCCATCTGATGTTTATATGAGGTTAATTCCTGGAGAGATGGTtagatacagtaccttcagaatgtattcacaccccttgactctttccacattttgttgtgttacagccggaatttacaatggattaaattgcaataccccataatgtcaaagtggaattatgtttttcacattttttacaaatgaataaaaaatgtaaagctgaaatgtcttgagtcaataagtattcaacccctttgttatgtaaAAATATGTACAAATGTGCTCACCAAGTCACATAAtaggttgcatggactcactctgtgtgcaataacatgatttatgaatgactacctcatctctgtaccccacacatacaattatctgtaaggttccttaggtcaagcagtgaatttcaaacacaggttcaaccacaaagaccagggagctttccAATGCCACGCAaataagggcacctattggtaagtgggtaaaaaagcagacattgaatatccctttgagcatggtgaagttaatacactgaacaaaaatattaacacaacatgtaaagtcttggtcccatgtttcatgagctgaaatacattttccatatgcacaaaaagcttatttctctaaaatgttgtgcacaattttatttacatccatgttagtgagcatttctcctttgcgaaaataatccatccaactgacaagtgtggcatatcaagaagctgatataaacagcatgatcattacacaggtgcaccttgtgcttgggacaataaaaggccactctaaaatgtgcagttttgtcacacaacaccacagatgtctcaagttgagggagcatgcaaatggcatgctgactgcaggaatgtccaccagagctgttgccagagaatttaatgtcaatttctctaccataagccacctccaacgtcgttttagagaatttggcagtacgtccaaccaacctcacaaccgcagaccagtgTATGGCGTCTTGTGGCAAGCGGTTgtcaacagagtgccccatggtggcggtggggttatggtgtgggcaggcataagcttgagacaacaaacacaattgcattttttcaatagcaatttgaatgcacaaaactACTGTGACCAAATCCTGAGGCCCAATGGGAGGTGCATGttttttaaggtgtctgtgaccaacatatgcatatctatattcccactcatgtggaatccatagattagggccccataaataatgcatttattttaattgactgatttcctcacatgaactgtaactcagtcaaattaatgaaattgttgcatgttacatttatatttttgttcagtataattacactttggatggtgtatcaataaacccagtcaaagatacaggcgtccttcctaactcagttgccggagaggaaggaaaccattcaGGAATTTCACCAGGAGGCCAATGGTAACtttgaaacagttacagagtttaatggctgtgataggtgaAAAattaggatggatcaacaacattgtagttactccacaatactaacctgtaATGAAAAACTGTACAGAGTGTAAACAATATTAcaaaatgtgcatcctgtttgcagcaaggcactaaagtaatactgcaaaaaatgtggcaaagcaattcaattTTAGTCCTGAAAACAAAGTGTtacgtttggggcaaatccaatacaacacattactgagtaccactctaaaTAATGtcagaaacagaatggagctaaggcaaaatcctaaaggaaaacctggttcagactgctttccaacagacactgggagatgaattcatctTTGAGCTCCCGTCAtctttggcccagcgtcatctgggttagggtaagcctttattgtaaataagaatttgttcctaactaaCTTGCTcagttaaatataggttaaataaaaaacgTAAAAGACAAGGGCAAATctaaactggagttgcttaccaagaagacagtgaatgttcctgagtggctgagttactgttttgaattaaatctacctgaaaatctatggcaaggcctgaaaatggttgtctagcaatgatcaacaaccaatttgacagagtttaAAAGAATactgggcaaatgttgcacaatccaggtgtggaaagctcttagagacttacccagaaagactctcagctgtaattgctgccaaatgtgcttctacaaaatattgactcaggggcgtgaatacttatgttaattagatatttctgtattatattttcaataaatatgctaacatttctaaaaacatgttttcactttgtcattatggggtactgtgtgtagatgggtgagaaaaactaatattgaatcaattttgagttaaggctgtatcacaacaaaatgtggagtaagtcaaggtgtatgaataGGAAGGCAATGTAGATGGATCTGGTTTTCGAAGCACAATATGTTCTCCAGATTgtcatactgtatgtactgtgagCTTCTttcatactgtatgtactgtgaaCTTCTttcatactgtatgtactgtgaacttcattcatactgtatgtactgtgaaCTTCAttaatactgtatgtactgtgaacttcattcatactgtatgtactgtgaaCTTCTttcatactgtatgtactgtgaaCTTCTttcatactgtatgtactgtgaaCTTCTttcatactgtatgtactgtgaaCTTCTttcatactgtatgtactgtgaaCTTCTttcatactgtatgtactgtgaacttcattcatactgtatgtactgtgaacttcattcatactgtatgtactgtgaacttcattcatactgtatgtactgtgaacttcattcatactgtatgtactgtgaaCTTCTttcatactgtatgtactgtgaaCTTCTttcatactgtatgtactgtgaacttcattcatactgtatgtactgtgaaCAAAATAATGGGCTCTCCCTTTagagtctggttcctctcccagtttcttcttctttttattttatCCAACCTCCAAGGCCAATAGTAGATAGGTTTTCCTTGCAACTTCCTCCTTTGGTTTCTCTTTCATTAGTTGCCTGTGAACTGTGAAGGATACATGTAATTGTGTGTTTGTGCTCTGACAATATTTTCTATTTGCCTTTCAGGGGATTAATCAATTCATATTGAATTACACCTAATGGTGATAGATTTATATAGACTGTGTTAGATTTTATATCACACTTATCACTGTAGAGAGATTACCTTTCATGTGCGATAAAACAGTATTCAACAGTATAAACAATAAAGATTAGGGAGGAAACAGTTCCTTAGTTATTTTGCTTTGTGTACAgtacataagtgtgtgtgtgtgtgtgtgtgtgtgtgtgtgtgtgtgtgtgtgtgtgtgtgtgtgtgtgtgtgtgtgtgtgtgtgtgtgtgtgtgtgtgtgtgtgtgtgtgtgtgtgtgtgtgtgtgtgtgtgtgtgtgtgtgtgtgtgtgtgcgtagggtGGTGTTTCTACTGCTGTCGTCAGGGTACATCGGCCTGCGGATCTTAGCGCTGGAGGAGCAGCTGAGTTCCCTAGGGGCCCTGCCTGAGTTCTCCATACACCACAGAGAGTGAGCAAACACGCACGCATCACGGGGTAGTTTTCCACAGATCACTGTTCCCCATTGTGATACTATCAAGCACCTTAAAAAAACTCCAAACTTTTACATGAAAAAAGGAAGCCACTTCTCAAATGAAAAACCATTCAACTATTTATGGTGAAGCATGCATGCATGAGGATAAGGCCAGCTAGCTCAAACCGGTTGTGTAGACAGAGTGTTCTCAGACATCATGTCTACAGTACATCAGCAGCAGCAATCGCAGGAGGTTAGAAGATAAACGCCCCCGGAGGAATGTCACTTGTTTTTCCAGAATTCACTCCACTATTATTATACATACCCCTAACTACAGGAACACCCCTTGTGGAAATTTGAATCTTCACTTTACTAATATGTGTCCTCTCGCTGCTCCTTCCTCATTCACAGATACAGGTACAAGGAAACGTAGTCTGCAGAGACATACAGCAAGAAGAATAAAGAGCAAGACTGTTTGTCCAAAGCCACAGTACAACAAACTACGCAGATCCACTTACTGTATAAAGGGTCTCAATTTCACGTCGTCTTGTGACTCGTAAGATGGACCATTCTTAATATATTCAGTATGTATTTGTCGATCCTCCCGATCTGTTGAAGAGACATATCACTTAGAATCTACGACTCTAGCACCCCCTAGTGGTGTTTCTCAGAAATGTGGAAAGTGTTGACTTCACACAAAGCAACATGCCTTTTTATCTTTTTCTTGGTAGCCTATATTTTGTAGAATTTGATTTCAGGCTGTCGCAGTCCACTCCTAAAATAAATTGTCTTCCTGCTCTATTTGTTTGTCTCAGCTCAACTGGTTATGCCTGTTTTATTGTCTTGCTGTAAATTGTGTTATTCTTTAAAGTAATTAAAGTCAGCAATTACTTTAATCTCAAATTTCCTTGCAAATCATTTTATCGAACTTGTCTAACTATCAGTGGCACATACAGGCCAGCAGGGGGCACATTCTCCTCAAAACCAAATAAAACCTACTGTACACAATTATTAGTGTAGTATACTTCCAATCTATAAAATCATGTATTTGAAAAAAGGCTACTTCTAAAcattcaaaatatatgttttcttCTTAATACCGTTCTTGAATGTCACCCTATTAACTAAAATGGATTGATCACTGGCATAAAGCAGTTTCTCTGGACCCCTGCAAGGTCGGAGTTCCGCCCCGCCCCTCCCCTTCGTAAAATAAAATAGAATgcatcagccagccagccactcacaAAGTATACACTACTgattgctgtccatggtgctgaaatttcAACATGTCTATGCGGCTGTCTATTTGAATCGATTCTAGGCTTTCTGAGGTGCCAGGGCATGTTGCCTAGAGCTTTGCTTTAGCTAATGGATAAATGATTATTGTTAGTCCTATTTGGTCGTCATTTTCTCAAACTAAGCCTAAACATTTTATGAAGCTATAGCCTCCTACATGGTGTCTGTTGTCTGGAGGCAATAATGTGTCTGTTGGCGGCtataatgtacactgctcaaaaaaataaagggaacacttaaacaacacaatgtaactccaagtcaatcacacttctgtgaaatcaaactgtccacttaggaagcaacactgattgacaataaattccacatgctgttgtgcaaatggaatagacaaaaggtggaaattataggcaattagcaagacacccccaataaaggagtgattctgcaggtggtgaccacagaccacttctcagttcctatgcttcctgactgatgttttggtcacttttgaatgctggcggtgctctcactctagtggtggcatgagacggagtctataacccacacaagtggctcaggtagtgcagctcatccaggatggcacatcaatgcgagctgtggcaagaaggtttgctgtgtctgtcagcgtagtgtccagagcatggaggcgctaccaggagacaggccagtacatcaggagacgtggaggaggccgtaggagggcaacaacccagcagcaggaccgctacctccgcctttgtgcaaggaggagcactgccagagccctgcaaaatgacctccagcaggccacaaatgttcaTTCctggctgagcacttgttggctgtttttccttcactctgcggtccaactcatcccaaaacatctcaattgggttgaggtcaggtgattgtggaggccaggtcatctgatgcagcactccatcattctccttcttggtcaaatagcccttacacagcctggaggtgtgttgggtcattgtcctgttgaaaaacaaattatagtcccaataagcacaaaccagatgggatggcgtattgctgcagaatgctgtggtagtcattcTGGTTATGTGTTCCCTggaattctaagtaaatcactgacagtgtcaccagcaaagcacctcgacaccatcatacctcctcctccatgcttcacggtgggaaccacacatgcagagttcatccgttcacctactctgcgtctcacaaagacacggcggttggaaccaaaaatctcacatttggactcaccagacaaaaggacagatttccaccggtataatgtccattgctcatgtttcttggccaagcaattctcttctttattggtgtcttttaatagtggtttctttgcaacaatttgaccatgaaggcctgattcacacagtcgcctttgaacagttgatgttgagatgtgtctgttacttgaactgtaaagcattttttggGGCTGCAATTtgatgctggtaactctaatgaacttatcctctgcagcagaggtaactctgggtcttcctttcctgtggcggtcctcatgagagccagtttcatcatagctcttgatggtttttgcgactgcacttgaagaaactttcaaagttctttaaattttccgtattgagtgacctttatgtcttaaagtaatgattgactgtcatttctctttgcttatttgagctgttcttgccataacatggacttggtcttttaccaataaaggctatcttctgtatacacctctaccttgtcacaacacaactgattggctcaaatgcattaagaaggaaaaaattccacaaattaacttttaagaaggcacacctgttaattgaaatgcattccaggtgactacctgatggacctggttgagagaatgccaagagtgtgcagagctgtcatcaaggcaaagggtggctactttgaagaatctcaaatataaaatatattgtttaacactttcttggttactacttatttcatagttttgatgtcttcactaatattctacaatgtagaaaatactaaaaaataaagaaaaacccttaataaagctgcatacaaacatggtcctCCCGGGTGGCGGGCCTTCCGGGTAgggcctcccaggtggcgcagtggtctagggcactgcatcgcagtgctagctgcgccaccagagtctctgggttcgcgcccaggctctgtcgcagccggccgcaaccgggaggtccgtggggcgacgcacaattggcatagcgtcgttagggagggtttggccggtagggatatccttgtctcagtatataaaatgtaataaaatgtatgcactctactgtaagtcgctctggataagagtgtctgctaaatgagtaAAATGTATGGTCtagtttttgttttcttgagtaaggcagccccaaaatgcaggtgtttcagcgtAGCTCAAtgttttctgtggtggtggggcatcCAGTGGATAATACAGAGCAttggggttggtaatgttctctagttgcatcgtgattggctcagtgtttggAAGGAATTAGTGACTAACTGCAagagttgcaaagcaatcactagcatGCTATTCAgtggactgggtgtgtggttcaagtctgggtttaagggtctcttttccaagcttaaaaggataaacatttacatgccatgggccagaaaaggttgaatacattgtccATGCTgttaatccagcatgacttctgccgtgttcaaaacaactagaaactcggaactgggaaatctcagacttcagtgagttcaagaaaGCTGGGAACTCAATAATAAAATAgctgactgggaaaatacgttttgaacggtcatccaactcggaattccaagttgggaactcaggcctctttctagagctccgatctgaagatcactgacgtgaTGATTTGACCttctttttttcagagttcccagttgtcttgaaagcaccataaatccagagaatgccagagaATATTTTACCACAAGAAGGACCactgtgccaccttcctgttcaagtgagcacagcacaacaaggtgagtccaaaaatgtattgtatgctgctgtatAAATTAtttaatat from Salvelinus fontinalis isolate EN_2023a chromosome 26, ASM2944872v1, whole genome shotgun sequence includes:
- the LOC129824325 gene encoding GRAM domain-containing protein 2A-like; amino-acid sequence: MNMKHRRFSLDSSVSLEDGDGGSLLDQRRGSRSRPKKSGERRKSHSLEEAQLETQELGCSLNRNNSLRSQTIEEVSFHRPDGVIITKNSFVKYNKTFHKLFEEIPAEEKLTHAFTCALQKEVLYHGKLFVSVNYVCFYSSVLLKDTKVVVHVSSIKEVKKQNSALSMLSIHTTDGDKYLLVSLRNRQVCYKILQSVCAQTVFTQQQGENGNSSSHVSPGENGVDDVNQDIDTISSHSSLENSMEQSLPKETVYSDLPSRGRDSSTPRSSISKDQDDQFTFTEEEDSANSCFWRVTERIKSLLLIREMSNLNVLLSIYLFLVVFLLLSSGYIGLRILALEEQLSSLGALPEFSIHHREYRYKET